attcttttattttattcttttttgtcTCAGCTCCTGTTCAGTTTTGTGCTTAAAGTTTATGTGTGAATCtttgtttataattaaaaagagtGACGAATGCATGAAGCAATCCGATAATTTATGGGTTTCGGTATGCAAAGTATTTACTGGCACTTGTATTAATCAAACATTTATTTGTGAATTCAAATGGTTTTAGGAATTTTAAGTAAAACACTTTTGTTATTTTTAGGGTTTTCTAATCGTTTGTGGAGAATAACTtgcatttgaaaaataatttccaGTGGAAAATGTTTTCATtgaaaaaaatttctaataaaatgacttatttttcattgtttattaatttaaaaaacaaaatatattaataattttatatataaaggtGTTAATAAGATTATCCAAAGAGGAAGTCATTTTCCGtaaaataagttaatttttcCTTTgactagaaaaatattttatgtgagaCTAATTTTTTTGAGTGTCTCAAATGCCAACAAATGTAGAAAGCATTTTCTTGAAAAATATTTCCTAGGAAACAGAAAAAGCCTTAAAAAAAAGAACGGAATGAAATGATCTATATGTAAATGATAAAGAagctatgtttttttttatttcaaaaaatcaaGATGATCAAATTATTAATAAGCCAATATTCAACAACTTAACTTattcaaaaaaggaaaaaaagaatgtAAATGTGATTTGTCCATATCAATTTGTTAGCCATTTTTGGTTCGCAGGATAAATTATTGTCACATTTTTATATTGTGCTAAAATTAATCATTAGTTGTTATCTTTTTAAAGCCCAATTAAAACATAGtgatacttttaaaataaaatcctttaataattttgttaagggcatattaattaattttttttagtttttaatatttatatctttTAATCTGTTGTAATTTTAAGaatcttattatttaatatctgtaattttttctatatattatgtttttttaagTAGGGGATTGGGGCTATTAGACTTGAGCCTGAGTCTCCTAAGTGAGTAATATGTCGTTTTACCATTGGACCAAACCAGACTGGTCTTGCTATATATTATGTTATTTCtgtagttaaaattaaaataaacgttttaattatttttttaaaatatgtattgtgtaaataattttaacaaaCCATAGAGAGCTTAGAGTAGTTTATCCCCCGCATATTACTCAAAACAAAATATCTATTTGGTTTGgctaaaaaaaatctatttggTTAGAAAAATCCGACTAATTTGCCTCTTGGTTCAAATCATTCTAGGGTTGTACTTCTTTCCAACTCAACTTTCTCTTTGCCTCCGGAATCCTCCAGAGCTCATCAACATGGCTAGTACCAAGGTCCAAAGGATTATGACCCAACCCATTGTACGTTTAACACTTATGCTTCTTGTTGTCTTTAACCCCCATCTTTTATTtgtggcttttttttttctccttcctCTCATTTGTTGCTTTACTTTGTGCTTACTGGGATATGCTGCATCAGAACCTGATTTTCAGGTTTCTTCAAAGTGTAAGTCAGTTCTTCGCTTATTCTATTCTTTTACTCATTTGGGTTTGCTAGGTTGTCCTTAATTGGAAGCTTAATACtcgcttcttcttctctctctctctcttttttatgTGGTTCTCATAGAAAGCCCGCATTCAAATATGGCTTTTTGAGCAGAAGGATCAGAGAATTGAAGGCCGAATCATTGTAAGTTTTGCATCtaattttagttgttttatttttatttttcccgtTAGAAAATTCTTGTTTTATGACTCTTGGTTTAACTTcaaagttattattatttttctagttTGGTTTCATGGGATAAAACTTTCAATATGTAtgctaattaaataaaaaaatttgaaggtTCTTAGAGGATGTTCCAACCTTTGGTTTGCTAACATTTCTTCTTGGTTTAGGCTTATCCATGCAATTCTATTTTCATTATTGTACTGCTGCGTTTGTCTTAATTTTAGTTCTTCTTTCACTGGTATTGAGATTCAGTATGCAGTCACCTGCACATTGTCTTTATTGCAGCTAACAAACTCAGTGACCTTTATTGTAATTCATTCCAGAATAATCAAGAATAACACTTTCTATTATCTTCTAACAAAttctcatttttcttttctaccTAAACTCTCTCTATTCTTCTTTTTCCTCTGCACATTCTTTGGTTGGGTTTCTGAGACCCTAATGTATCCTTGGTATAGTGTTTGAGTTGGAAGGTTTCTTGATTAAGAGTATCTAGAAGAAATGAGTGCTTTTATTTTTCCAGGATGAACCATTCTTTGCACTAAGTTAAGTTTCTATAATCTGGGAAATGGTGATTGATCTCGTTGTTATTAGAATTCCATAAAGCCTATGGAAttgtactattttttttttttggttttctttCTGATTTGTTGTACTTGTACCCTTCTTATATACACTATGCCTTGCCTTCTTGGACTTGAATTTGTCCTTCCATTGGCATCATTCATTTGCTTGGGAGTATTGGAATCTAAAGACTTCTCTTGTCTGCATCCGATCCTGCATTATCTGTCCGTCTGTTGAGAATTtaagctaaaaataaaaattaatgaaaggaaaagaaagtttTATGAAGACACATGTAGTTTTTTCTATTTAGTCATTTTCTTATCTtaattaatgccatgtttgTCAAAGTGGAAAGGTGCCAAATTGCACACAGCAATAgttagaaaaaataattgtttGACACCAAAACTAGTAATTGACACTTAAATCAACAAACATCACTATAATATCAATATTTCATTCATATTCATAATATCAATATTTCATTCATATTCATAATATCAATATGTGACATATAGAAGAACTAGGTATAGAAATAAGTAATAGTTTTGGCGGGAACAATTTTTTTAGCTAGCTTACTTGTATATAAATAGCTAGAAAGGCCTATTCAGGGCAATCATTCATCAATAAAGCTAACTATTTTTCCCTCCTAAaattctctctccctctctttctctctcaacTCCCTCCCTTTCTTCTCTCTCcccctctttctcttctctctctttctgttATTCTAGTAACTATCACTAGGACTACCAGATCTGTTAGGGATTCCTAGCATTTGGTATCAAAGCGCAGCTGATTATGGCCAAACATGGTGCATTGGAGTCGCAAGATGACCAGATCTCAGATTGTTAGTGTTGATGCTGTGAAATTGGCAGAGTTcgaagagcaattgcaagaattGCAGGATAATTGCCGTCAGGAATTCTGAAGAATTGAAAGGATTCAAGGATGAGATGAGGACCTGTATATGAGAAGAGTTGATTGCGATCAATGCCAGCCTCAAGAATTTTGTTCTTGATGAGTTGAAAGTATTGTTGATCCATCTGGTGGGAAATAAGGGCAAAGGAATTGTGGAAGCTGAGGGAGAAACTTCCTGTGGAGAAAGCAGAGGCATCTTGCCCATATCTAGAAATAGGGAAGTAACTCTCAGCCTGCTGGAGCTGCAATTACAACAAATCCAGAATCCAAAGGTAATCACCTCCCGAAAATTAAGCTGATTACTTTTGATAGAAATGAACCTAGAGCTTGGATAAGAAAATGTGTAAAGTATTTTGAAGTCTGTAAAGTCCTTAATGAATAGAGAGTAGGGATACCAAGTCTTTTCTTAATCGAGATAGATAATGCATGGTATCATAATCGAAAGAAAAATTAGAACTCTTATGTTTGGAaggtgttaaaaaaaaaaaatctgtgtGCAAGATTTTGTGAGCTTGGATTAGAGGATGCGGTGGAAGAATTCATGAGGATTAGGCAAGAGGGTAGTGTTGGGAAATATCAAGATAAATTTGAAGAACCAAGGGTTAGAATGGAGACCTTAATGCTAGGGTTAGAGGAACCTTATTTTCTGCCTGTCTTTATTGGTGGATTAAGAGATGATATTAGGCTTATAGTCAAGATATTGAAGCCTAAAACTTCGTCCCAAACATGGGAGAGTACCAAATTATAGGAACAGGTAGTAGAGAATGGTAGAAAGCCCAAGCCATTCATTAAACCCTATCAATCAAATCCTAGAACTTACAAAACCAACTCCTATTATCAAAACCTTGTAACCTATAACAGGAGTACCTTACCTAATAAAAATTTTTCCTATCCACCAAAACCTCCCAATTTTGAATCATCTGAAAACTAGAAAGCCAACTCTACTCCTGCAATCACTCAACCTTCCACCTCCATTGTTCAAAAACCCTCCTACAATAACTAACTGTCCACTCAAGTTGACAAAATACTAGCTAAACCTTATGTGTGGGGAGAGATACTTTCTTGGCACATATGTAAA
This Manihot esculenta cultivar AM560-2 chromosome 6, M.esculenta_v8, whole genome shotgun sequence DNA region includes the following protein-coding sequences:
- the LOC110618073 gene encoding small nuclear ribonucleoprotein E isoform X2, which gives rise to MASTKVQRIMTQPINLIFRFLQSKARIQIWLFEQKDQRIEGRIIGFDEYMNLVLDDAEEVNVKKKTRKSLGRILLKGDNITLMMNTGK